The Candidatus Alcyoniella australis region TGACGCTTCTGTGTGCACGCTTGCGCGAAAAGTTTACGCCTGTGCGATGAGTGTTAGTTTTTTGTAATTGACAAGAATGGTGTTGGTTGAGAGGATAGATCGAACATCCCAGAAAATGCAGCTGGCACAAGATTTCGCAATCCATGTGTTTTATCTATCCACGGTCTGAAAGGAGCATCGTTATGTTCAAGAAGTTCATCTGGTTACTGCTGATCTCCCTGGTGGCACTGTCAGCGGCGGCGCTGGTATTCACAGGCTGCGGGGGTGACGACGACGACGATGATACGGGCGACGACGACACCGGTGACGATGATACGGGCGACGATGACACGGACGACGACGATGATACCGGCGGACCTGGAACCTTGAGCGCCTTTGTCAACGATTTCCAGACCAGCGAACCGGTGGCGCAGGCCATGGTCGAGGTACTGCAGAACGACAGCGGTCTGGAGTTCGACCCGGCGATCGTCTGGTTCAGCGAGAACGATGGCTCGGTCACAATCGATAATATTCCCGATGGCGTGACCGATGTCGCGATTCGCACCTCCAAGGGCGACTACCGTAACACTCTGCAGTACGGCTTCCCCGTTGGCGCGACCGGCGAGGAGTTCCTGATCGTCTCCAACGTCACCGCATCGTTGATCTTCGGACTGCTGGGCGTGACCGACGACCCGGCCGACACGCACATCGCCGGCGCGGTCTACTGGGGCGATCCCTCAGACGAGACCGAGATCGGCTGCGCGGTTGTGACCACCGACCCGGTGGGCCCCGAGCCCATTCACTACGCCACAGGCAGCAAAATCCCGACCACCTCGCGCGACGCTGCGACGCCGGCCAACAGCAAGGGCACCAACCCGGGCAACGGTATCTTCACCAGCCTGGGAATGACTCCCGGCGCCTACGACATCACCGCCACGCCCGACGGCGTGGAGGAAGAGACGGTTTCGTTGCCAATGGCGTTCGCCAACACAATTTGCATCCAGAACGTCTACTTCAGCAAAGCTGATTACCCAACGAACCCGATGGCGGCGTTCTGCACTGAGTAATTTAGCGGACCGGTAAGACACGCGGGCCGGTCGCCCTTCGACCAATGCGGCGAAGGGCGGCCCGTCCGCGATTACGAGTTTCGATCGGGCACATCGGACTATTGAATTAGGGGGATGAGATGAGAGGGGCACATGCGGTTCCGGCCTTGGTTGTACTGGCTGCGATCATTCTAACGGCCGCGCCCGTAGCGGCCGAGCTGAGCGACATTGAGCTCGGCGGCTACCTGATGAGCCACATCGGTGTGTTCATCGAGGAACATCCGAATCGCGAGGGCCCCGAGGGCTTCCCCGTGGATCACGGCGAGGATTTCGGCGACCTGTCGGCGTTTCGCAATACGCTGTTTCTGCAGCTCGACTGGCGGCCGCACAACAACGTCTGGCTCCACAGCGAGTTCCGCGGCGTGCGCTCGGCAAGCCTCGACGCCGACAACTACGCCCAGGTGCCGGTGTTTTGGGCCGACGAGACCTACAATGACGATCAGGCCGTCAAGCGCGACAAACGGCGCTGGGTCCAGGAGAACTACTACACCGAGAACGACCTGCGCGAGATCTGGGTCGACTTCGACGCTTTCTCATGGCTCAACTTTCGCGTTGGCCGCCAGCAGGTAAGCTGGGGCGAGACCGGCAGCTACCGCACCCTGGACGTGGTCAATCCCACCGACAGCACCTGGCATCTGTCGGTGTTCGAGGATTACAAGGACCAGCGCATCCCGCTGTGGATTCTTAAAACGCTGGTCGACGTGCAGCCTCTACGCGGTAACCTCGAGATCGTCTGGGTGCCGATGATCGACGACCCGGAAGATACGGCGACCGTGCCGCTGACCTTTGTCGGCGCATGGGGCCTGCCGATCGCCTGCCAGAATGACACCAATTCGACGATCGCCATCGAAGAGAAGGTCTTCCTCTACCCGGACAACGACCTCAAGGACAGCCGCATCGGCGCGCGCTGGAAGGGCGTTCTGGGCAACCTGACCTACACGATGGTCTACTACTACACACACCAGCTCAGCCCGCCGGTACCTAAGTACGCCGAGATCGGCAACGAGGTTGACTCCAAGGGGCGCAACATCGCCAAGGTCTACCTCGACTTCCCGCGCGAGATGATCGCAGGAATGAGCTTGGAGTTCCCGTTCCCGCGGCCGATCAGCACCGTGCTGCGGATGGAAGCGGCCTACGAGTTCGAGAAGGCCTACCCGGTCAGTTCCTACCTCGGACCGGGCGCCGATCCGCGCTCAGGCGCGGGCCGCGGCTGGTATCCCTCGCCCGAGAACGAAGGGCTGCTGCGCGCCGACTTCTACAGCGAGAAGCGCGACACGATCAGCTATGCGGTGGTGCTGCAGCGGCCGAGCATGATCCGCTGGATCAATCCCACCAGCTCGATCATCGTCCAGGCGCAGTTCATGCAGACGATCATCCCCGAGGACGTCTACATCGAGGAGACCTTCGAGGACGGTTCGTCGCAGACCAACGAGAACTGGTACCTCGTCTCCATCCCGGGCTACGACTCGAGCAAGCCCAGCATGTTCAGCTCGACCGTGGTGCTCGCCTTGCTGACCAACTACTTCCACGGCATGTACTCGCCGATGGTTGTGGCGGCCTACGTCCCGGGCAAGGAGAAAGACGGATTCACCGGCTTTGTCAGCGTGCGCAACAAGTTCGCCTTCGGCAACCATTGGCGGCTGGAGATCGGCTACAACGGCATCTTTGCCCCCGATCCCTATAAGAGCCTGGGGCTGTTCGCCGACCGCGACGAGGCCTACGCCAAGGTCAAGTTCCAGTTCTAGCCCGGATTGTTCACTAGGGTTCGGCCGCAAGGCCTGCACGATAGCAAGGGAGAAGAGCCCATGAGACGCATCAAAAAAATTACGCTGATCACGATCCTGTTGATCGCCACCGCGGCCCTGGCAATTTCGGTGGCGGCCCAGGGACAAAAGATAACGCGCGAGAACTGGACCAAGACGGTCTGTTTCAGCGCCGATTTAATCAAACCGGGCGTCAGCACCGTGTCCAAGGCCAACATGGATCAGGTCAAGGACATGCTCACCCAGGGCGTACAGGTGCTGGTCAACAACTACGACCTGAAGTTCCGCGTGATCGACTACCGGCCCGAGGCGCCCAGCGACGGCTACATCGATGCCACCAACAAAGGGTTGGGAATGACCAAGCTGGGCGACCCCAATGCGCCTGCGCGCCAGAGGGCGCTCTCGGGTTACACCGGCGGCCTGCCGTTCCCCAATCCGCAGACCGGGGTCGAGGTCGCCTGGAACTACCACTACAACTACTCGGGCGACGACGCTGACAACGAGTTCGGCGTTTACTGGGTCTCGGCCAAGCGCGGCGTCGAGCGCTCCGAGCAGTGGCGCTGGCTGTACATCGTCAAGAGCCTCAACCGCAGCGACATCGATCCGCCGTACTTCGAGGACATGAAGAAGGCGAACATCCAGTACCACTCGATGACGATCTGTCGCAAACCGCTGGACAAGAAGGGCTTCACCGCGCTGTATCACCGCTTTGACGAGCCCAAAGACCAAGAGGGCTGGATCTACGTACCCCAGCAGCGCCGCGCCACGCGCTTCAGCTTCGGCACCCGCGGCGACGCCTGGAACAACACCGACATGCTCTACGAAGACGTGCGCGGCTACATGGGCTTCGCCGAGTGGATGACCTGGGAGCTGCTTGACAAAAAGGTGCTGCTGGCCCCGGCGCACTCGGGTACGCCCTACGGCTTGGACAACGCGGACAAGGTCTTCGACTTCAAGAATGCGCCCTACTGGAATCCGCGTTGGAAGTGGGAGCCGCGGCCGATGTACGTGGTGCAGGCCACTCCCAAGTTCCGCGACTACCCCTACAGCAAGATGGTGTTCTACATCGACGGCGAGACCTACCAGATCCTGATCAAAGAGATGTGGGACAA contains the following coding sequences:
- a CDS encoding DUF1329 domain-containing protein; the protein is MRRIKKITLITILLIATAALAISVAAQGQKITRENWTKTVCFSADLIKPGVSTVSKANMDQVKDMLTQGVQVLVNNYDLKFRVIDYRPEAPSDGYIDATNKGLGMTKLGDPNAPARQRALSGYTGGLPFPNPQTGVEVAWNYHYNYSGDDADNEFGVYWVSAKRGVERSEQWRWLYIVKSLNRSDIDPPYFEDMKKANIQYHSMTICRKPLDKKGFTALYHRFDEPKDQEGWIYVPQQRRATRFSFGTRGDAWNNTDMLYEDVRGYMGFAEWMTWELLDKKVLLAPAHSGTPYGLDNADKVFDFKNAPYWNPRWKWEPRPMYVVQATPKFRDYPYSKMVFYIDGETYQILIKEMWDKKGQLWKVQVNGFDESSDPLSMPGNIAGSLMVDLQSEHATAFVWHEMKANVGLEPSLFTLSELRKLAQ